The following coding sequences lie in one Arachis hypogaea cultivar Tifrunner chromosome 9, arahy.Tifrunner.gnm2.J5K5, whole genome shotgun sequence genomic window:
- the LOC112712242 gene encoding thioredoxin X, chloroplastic: MASLSLPALPLRTLASTSSASSYSAAPLFHCSVPARLSFYSSQRRTTCLKLRCSRQFTVTCGTAITEINETQFNDTVLKANRPVLVEFVANWCGPCRLISPAMESLAQEYEDRLTVVKIDHDANPRLIEEYKVYGLPTLILFKNGQEVPESRREGAITKVKLKEYVDALLESISVS, translated from the exons ATGGCATCGCTGTCACTTCCGGCGCTTCCACTCCGTACACTTGCATCTACCTCCTCCGCCTCCTCCTACTCTGCTGCTCCTTTGTTTCACTGCTCCGTTCCGGCGAGGCTTTCCTTTTATTCCTCCCAAAGAAGAACTACATGCCTCAAGCTCCGCTGTTCCCGTCAATTCACCGTTACGTGCGGCACCGCCATCACAGAGATCAACGAGACACAGTTTAACGACACTGTTTTGAAGGCTAACCGTCCCGTTCTCGTTGAGTTCGTCGCTAACTGGTGCGGTCCTTGCCGTTTGATCTCTCCCGCTATGGAATCCCTAGCTCAG GAATATGAAGACAGATTAACAGTGGTGAAGATTGATCATGACGCGAACCCTAGGCTAATCGAAGAGTACAAAGTTTATGGGCTACCAACATTGATCCTCTTCAAGAATGGGCAGGAAGTTCCAGAAAGCAGAAGAGAAGGTGCAATCACCAAAGTTAAACTCAAAGAGTATGTGGATGCTTTATTGGAATCAATCTCAGTTTCGTAG
- the LOC112712239 gene encoding pentatricopeptide repeat-containing protein At3g59040 — MCSIISKTHYHLGQLPLKPLHSSKREYGIGRVKMSGRMGVVCMGMLAPRKFMQRRKKLEVFKDAADEADQKNWRRLMNQIDETGSAVSVLISEKKANHTLPRDLILGTLVRYKQLKRWNFVVEILEWLRTQSWWDFGKMDFVMLITAYGKLGDFNNAEKVLSLMNKNGYPPNVVAQTALMEAYAKGGRCSSAETIFRRMQRSGPEPSAVTYQIILKAFVEGNKFKEAEEVFENLLNDENSPLKPDQKMFHMMIYMYKKAGSYEKARKAFAVMAERGIEQSTVTYNSLMSFETNYKEVSNIYDQMQRAGLRPDVVSYALLINAYGKARREEEALAVFEEMLDARVRPTKKAYNILLDAFSISGMVEQARTVFKSMRRDRCSPDICSYTTMLSAYVNASDMEGAEKFFKRLIQDGFEPNVVTYGTLIKGYAKINDLGKVTQKYEEMLKRGIKANQTILTNIMDAYGKSSDFDSAVLWFKEMKCPDQKAKNVLLSSANTEEERKEANDLVLHSNLPKVNGVSKLGDEDDDENENDNDNDNDQEHNYEYFDAQLSMAYDEQSRVPS; from the exons ATGTGTAGCATCATTTCGAAGACGCACTACCATTTAGGACAACTTCCATTGAAGCCACTTCATTCTAG TAAGAGAGAGTATGGAATTGGGAGGGTGAAGATGAGTGGGAGAATGGGGGTGGTGTGTATGGGGATGCTTGCACCCAGAAAGTTCATGCAGAGAAGGAAGAAATTGGAAGTGTTCAAGGATGCTGCTGATGAAGCTGATCAGAAGAATTGGAGGAGGCTCATGAACCAAATTGACGAGACCGGTTCCGCTGTTTCCGTGCTCATTTCTGAGAAGAAAGCAAACCACACTCTTCCTAGAGACCTTATCCTTGGTACCTTGGTTAGGTATAAACAACTCAAAAGGTGGAACTTTGTTGTTGAG attCTTGAATGGCTTCGGACTCAAAGTTGGTGGGATTTTGGTAAGATGGATTTTGTTATGCTTATAACGGCTTATGGAAAGCTGGGAGACTTCAATAATGCTGAGAAGGTCTTGAGCTTGATGAATAAGAATGGCTATCCACCAAATGTAGTAGCTCAGACTGCACTCATGGAGGCATATGCGAAAGGAGGTCGATGCAGTAGCGCCGAAACAATATTTCGTAGGATGCAGAGATCAGGCCCTGAACCTTCTGCAGTAACATATCAGATAATACTTAAAGCGTTTGTTGAG GGGAACAAGTTTAAAGAAGCTGAAGAAGTATTTGAAAATCTACTGAATGATGAAAACTCACCTTTGAAACCAGATCAGAAGATGTTTCATATGATGATTTATATGTATAAGAAGGCAGGAAGTTATGAGAAGGCTCGCAAGGCATTTGCAGTGATGGCTGAACGGGGAATTGAACAATCTACAGTTACATATAACAGCTTGATGTCATTCGAAACGAATTACAAGGAAGTTTCAAACATATATGATCAG ATGCAAAGAGCTGGTCTCAGACCTGATGTTGTGAGCTATGCCTTACTCATCAATGCTTACGGGAAGGCCAGGAGGGAGGAAGAAGCACTAGCTGTATTTGAGGAAATGCTTGATGCCCGTGTCAG ACCAACCAAGAAGGCTTACAATATTTTACTAGATGCATTTTCAATATCTGGAATGGTAGAACAAGCTCGGACAGTGTTTAAGAGCATGAGAAGAGATAG ATGCTCACCGGATATTTGCTCATACACTACCATGTTATCAGCTTATGTGAATGCATCTGACATGGAGGGTGCTGAGAAGTTTTTCAAGAGATTGATACAAGATGGTTTTGAGCCCAATGTTGTAACCTATGGAACCTTAATCAAAGGTTATGCTAAGATAAATGATCTTGGGAAGGTAACACAGAAGTACGAGGAAATGCTTAAGCGCGGCATCAAGGCGAATCAGACTATTCTGACCAACATCATGGATGCATATGGAAAATCCAGTGACTTCGACAGCGCTGTCCTTTGGTTCAAGGAAATGAAGTGTCCTGATCAGAAAGCCAAAAACGTCCTTCTATCTTCAGCAAATACAGAGGAGGAGAGAAAAGAGGCTAATGACCTTGTCTTGCATTCCAATTTACCTAAAGTTAATGGTGTTAGCAAATTaggtgatgaagatgatgatgagaatgagaatgataatgataacGATAACGATCAAGAACATAATTATGAATATTTTGATGCACAGTTGAGCATGGCCTATGATGAACAATCCAGAGTTCCCAGCTGA
- the LOC112712241 gene encoding E3 ubiquitin-protein ligase RING1 has translation MSSGEAVVGGAKPYFCHVCTRRITVSDESEPFCPICLQGFVEEFTDPNPNPNENISFSFGPDPSSDAQLPFHPLSFLPFLLSSAAAASTTIDLQNPRIFSSSSGSTPRHEFIRSDMFDPFMFLQNHLQGLRADGANVQFEINHPSDPGFRLPANIGDYFLGPGLEQLIQQLAENDPNRYGTPPASKTAVENLPTVTVDDELLNSEHNQCAVCQDEFEKGSQVRQMPCKHVYHDDCLLPWLQLHNSCPVCRYELPTDDPDYENRNRQGDGGGDGSRSGGGGGGGGGGDASGGRPVPRTFRISLRYPFGSGGSPQESGDRGWESRQEDLD, from the coding sequence ATGTCGTCCGGCGAGGCCGTCGTCGGCGGAGCTAAGCCGTACTTCTGTCACGTTTGCACCCGGAGAATCACCGTCTCCGACGAATCCGAGCCTTTCTGTCCGATTTGCCTCCAAGGCTTCGTTGAAGAATTCACCGatcccaaccctaaccctaacgaAAACATCTCCTTCAGTTTCGGCCCCGATCCTTCCTCCGATGCTCAACTCCCCTTCCATCCTTTGTCCTTCCTCCCTTTCCTGCTCTCCTCCGCCGCCGCCGCCTCCACCACCATCGACCTCCAGAACCCTCGCATCTTCTCCAGTTCCTCCGGATCCACGCCGCGACATGAATTTATTCGATCCGATATGTTCGACCCGTTTATGTTTCTCCAGAACCACCTCCAAGGCCTTCGCGCCGACGGAGCAAATGTACAATTCGAGATCAACCACCCTTCAGACCCAGGGTTTCGCCTTCCGGCGAACATCGGCGATTACTTCCTCGGTCCCGGCCTCGAGCAGTTGATTCAGCAGCTAGCCGAGAATGATCCCAACCGTTATGGTACCCCGCCGGCGTCGAAGACCGCCGTGGAGAATCTTCCGACGGTGACGGTGGACGACGAGTTGCTGAACTCTGAGCATAACCAGTGCGCGGTTTGCCAGGACGAGTTCGAGAAGGGGTCGCAGGTGAGGCAGATGCCTTGTAAACACGTCTATCACGATGATTGCTTGCTTCCGTGGCTTCAACTACACAATTCTTGCCCTGTTTGCCGGTATGAATTGCCAACCGACGACCCTGATTATGAGAATCGGAATCGCCAGGGGGACGGTGGTGGTGATGGTTCGAGGtctggcggtggcggtggcggtggcggtggcggtgacGCTTCTGGGGGTAGACCTGTTCCCAGGACTTTTAGGATATCTTTGCGATACCCGTTTGGTTCGGGTGGGTCTCCGCAGGAAAGTGGCGACAGAGGATGGGAAAGTAGGCAAGAAGATTTGGATTGA
- the LOC112709563 gene encoding uncharacterized protein encodes MVHVDTCNLFLVESLFLDLGYTRYNEVYWLEPGMDLANGLRVLRRDADVVKLCDAALKNKNRIHLYFEYPVDANPELVDEVEGPPSEDQQNHDQDLPQNDEHGGPDDIVVDGAISEIQETHEDDPPQYEEQQQQKGESVLSNGGNDQSEKGDVGTDNVPIETEAATVENEEPNLENNHETHVEGEKGQSQRQEAEGRGRKRRKKHGRPQPSGRAQPDAQNNGDEQPGRRHHPRSPPSGQKILPPREENQAPRVVVPNQNDPDAGPTEYQY; translated from the exons ATGGTGCATGTTGATACATGTAATCTGTTCCTTGTTGAGAGTTTGTTTCTGGATTTAGGTTATACTAGGTATAATGAAGTGTATTGGTTGGAGCCGGGGATGGATTTAGCTAATGGGCTACGGGTGTTGAGAAGGGATGCCGATGTGGTTAAATTGTGTGATGCTGCACTGAAGAATAAAAACAGGATCCACTTGTATTTTGAGTATCCTGTTGACGCCAATCCAGAGTTAGTTGATGAAGTTGAGGGACCTCCTTCAGAAGACCAGCAAAATCATGACCAGGATCTCCCACAGAATGATGAACATGGAGGACCAGATGATATAGTAGTTGATGGAGCTATTTCAGAAATTCAGGAAACTCATGAAGATGATCCCCCACAGTACGAGGAGCAACAGCAACAGAAGGGTGAATCAGTGTTGAGTAATGGGGGGAATGATCAATCGGAGAAAGGTGACGTAGGTACTGATAACGTACCCATTGAAACTGAGGCTGCAACTGTTGAAAATGAGGAACCCAATTTAGAAAATAACCATGAGACACACGTTGAAGGCGAAAAGGGGCAATCTCAGCGTCAGGAAGCTGAAGGCCGGGGAAGAAAGCGCAGGAAGAAACATGGAAGGCCCCAACCGTCTGGTAGAGCGCAACCTGATGCACAGAACAATGGTGACGAACAACCAG GTCGGAGGCATCATCCAAGATCTCCTCCATCAGGTCAGAAGATtctgccacccagggaggagaaTCAGGCTCCAAGGGTGGTTGTTCCTAACCAAAATGACCCTGATGCTGGGCCAACTGAATATCAGTACTAG
- the LOC112712243 gene encoding uncharacterized protein → MVRTILAHQREMEEGDGKESPTNSQQTVSDDDEIDYTTKPEFYDPDLDDKDEKWVQKKRQQCGSDAVLSCPACFTILCLQCQRHEKYVTRYRAVFAVNCKINDDNILMEDTPRSRKRNRGGAGRSDGQEATSANNETFKQVCCSVCSTEVGVIDEDEVYHFFNVLPSES, encoded by the exons ATGGTGAGAACTATACTGGCACACCAG AGAGAGATGGAAGAAGGCGATGGGAAGGAATCACCCACCAATTCACAACAGACTG tttctgatgatgatgagataGACTACACAACCAAACCAGAGTTCTATGATCCAGATCTTGATGATAAGGATGAAAAATGGGTTCAAAAGAAAAGACAACAGTGTGGCTCTGATGCTGTGCTTAGCTGCCCTGCTTGCTTCACCATTCTATGCCTACAATGTCAAAG GCATGAAAAATATGTGACACGGTACAGAGCCGTATTCGCTGTAAACTGCAAGATTAATGATGATAATATTTTGATGGAAGATACTCCTagatcaagaaaaagaaacagaggAGGGGCCGGAAGATCGGATGGGCAGGAAGCAACTTCTGCCAACAATGAAACATTCAAACAGGTTTGCTGCTCAGTTTGCTCAACGGAGGTAGGCGTGATCGACGAAGATGAGGTTTATCATTTCTTCAACGTTCTCCCAAGTGAATCCTGA